A section of the Mycoplasmopsis synoviae ATCC 25204 genome encodes:
- a CDS encoding MHO_4530 family protein, with product MNSIYILIPFIVISMTIFLFIVIKFIYLTKKMERGVILFKIDYLNKRVLRLNKKSKFFNTVFDSKKLNFTTSNYLSLNTFYDLINKEDLTKIKDYLDFQVNQKEKIDFRISKSASKHLTFKEKIIWKIKNTKNNSISFVLTINPSQDAIYYCTLKWEFNNQNKTKKIIEDNSESYVRAIKTNKNIAVLAFSLKTYYYINSINLFDIYKIVFFLNIPKKSLRFFQKDGLLFFVFPDVKSSKYRKLLSYAKNIQSLSLANKYFINGTIFKNRNYKTLDDKALIIKKAQFCIFNLFNLNICKKTNNLLKFNSKTTEEIEVKNKESLNVFYNLDLHAEDTNSFLDFHRNLEEYIHENAVAKNFQIKKSYLYKYGSEPKQEFSPKDVGYADVEMTNIRESDQRFFRNIPYLNFVFEPIWFDFIRKKQIELLKEENLKKDYVKKTMVKVSQESYLNNPNNYIESSPSVVIYSYKNNFERQKLSKIISQNKQNKVATFLYIKEIDRSTLHTVSVCDFSAVIIAKEISEKIHNNETLLNCISLISLCEKKNIGIIYENAPEKLSKALTNMAKMNFVIDKI from the coding sequence ATGAATTCCATTTATATTTTGATTCCATTTATAGTTATTTCGATGACTATTTTTTTATTTATCGTTATTAAATTTATTTACCTAACTAAAAAAATGGAACGTGGAGTTATTTTATTTAAAATTGACTATCTTAATAAAAGAGTTTTAAGATTAAATAAAAAAAGCAAGTTTTTTAACACTGTTTTTGATTCTAAAAAACTTAACTTTACAACTTCAAATTATTTAAGTTTAAATACTTTCTACGATTTAATTAATAAAGAAGATTTAACTAAAATTAAAGACTATTTAGACTTTCAAGTTAACCAAAAAGAAAAAATAGATTTTAGAATTAGTAAATCTGCATCAAAGCATTTAACATTTAAAGAAAAAATTATTTGAAAAATTAAAAACACAAAAAACAATTCTATTTCTTTTGTGCTAACTATTAATCCGTCTCAAGATGCAATTTACTATTGCACATTAAAATGAGAATTTAACAATCAAAACAAAACTAAAAAAATAATAGAAGACAACAGCGAGAGCTACGTTAGAGCAATTAAAACAAACAAAAACATTGCTGTTTTAGCTTTTTCTTTAAAGACTTATTACTATATAAATTCGATTAATTTATTTGATATTTATAAGATTGTTTTCTTTTTAAATATTCCTAAAAAAAGTCTTAGATTCTTTCAAAAAGATGGCTTATTATTTTTTGTATTTCCTGATGTTAAAAGTAGTAAATATAGAAAATTATTAAGCTACGCTAAAAATATTCAAAGTCTTTCGCTTGCTAATAAATATTTTATTAATGGAACAATTTTTAAAAATAGAAATTATAAAACTCTTGATGATAAAGCACTAATTATTAAAAAAGCTCAATTTTGTATTTTTAATTTATTTAATTTAAATATATGTAAAAAAACAAATAACTTATTAAAGTTTAATTCTAAAACAACCGAAGAAATTGAAGTTAAAAATAAAGAGAGTTTAAACGTTTTTTACAATCTTGATTTACATGCAGAAGATACTAATTCATTTTTAGATTTTCATCGTAATTTAGAAGAATATATTCATGAAAATGCAGTAGCTAAAAACTTTCAAATTAAAAAAAGTTATTTATATAAATATGGCAGCGAACCAAAGCAAGAATTTTCACCAAAAGATGTAGGTTATGCTGATGTTGAAATGACTAACATTAGAGAATCTGATCAAAGATTTTTTAGAAACATTCCTTATTTAAATTTTGTATTTGAACCAATTTGATTTGATTTCATTAGAAAAAAACAAATTGAATTATTAAAAGAAGAAAATCTTAAAAAAGATTACGTTAAAAAAACAATGGTTAAAGTTTCTCAAGAAAGTTATTTAAATAATCCAAATAACTATATTGAATCTTCACCATCGGTTGTTATATATAGTTATAAAAATAATTTTGAAAGACAAAAACTTTCTAAAATAATTTCGCAAAATAAACAAAACAAAGTTGCGACTTTTTTATATATAAAAGAAATCGATAGATCAACTCTTCACACCGTTAGTGTTTGTGATTTTAGTGCAGTAATTATTGCTAAAGAAATTTCAGAAAAAATTCATAATAATGAAACGCTATTAAATTGCATTAGTTTAATTTCACTTTGCGAGAAAAAAAATATTGGAATAATTTATGAAAATGCTCCTGAGAAATTAAGCAAAGCTCTAACAAACATGGCAAAAATGAATTTTGTAATCGATAAAATATAA
- a CDS encoding ATP-dependent helicase: protein MIAFKKKDLLDDLNEKQREAVEYFDSHLRIIAGAGTGKTKVLTRKILYLILEKKVDPSKILAVTFTNKADKEMKDRINSKYYDKQKVLFENVFTLHSFCAQVLRKYINLIGFSRNFPILDELDKKQVLQDLYVKNKITNHEVSYSNMAKYISWAKNNLLDQKDLIAELEKQFSGDAVSKTIANVYQDYLNYMAEKGALDFDDLILHCKTLLEMHPNVAAKIARHFNYILVDEFQDTSDLQFDILEKIIDKSSQLTIVGDPDQTIYNWRGASVDLILNFENIFENSKTIVLDTNYRSTKKILASANKLIKNNKNRFSKDLITNNDEGNDIEFYHAFNTEAEAQWVISKIKLLKKQKHQIKNIVILYRSNYYSRAFEDALLGEGINYKIFNGYKFYQRTEIKDVLAFLKTILNKDSIALKRIINVPVRGIGPKTVEKIEAFAEKNKISLYDALFTHFKELPLGKEIILKKIYPFIKILRKYQLISEKYPLPVITQKLLEELNYLEQIKGNQNENQNAIENVKELISVSMKNYFETNKEATAIDYLNQVSLLSTTGEDVEGDDFVSLMTIHASKGLEFDNVFIVGLTEGVFPNYKHLEDAKENKHKTKTELNKGIEEERRLAYVAITRARKNLFVSDSRGSVYAPIIHEKQTSRFIREMGIDFESFLVDKTSKFSHYLSEEENKNIKIIVGDAVSHTRFGEGIVQEVNDYDIVVKFVHESAPLTIKKNHPSIKVLAR from the coding sequence ATGATAGCTTTTAAGAAAAAAGATTTACTAGATGATTTAAATGAAAAACAACGTGAAGCCGTTGAATATTTTGATTCTCATCTTAGAATAATAGCCGGAGCAGGAACCGGGAAAACAAAAGTTTTAACCAGAAAAATTTTGTATTTAATTTTAGAAAAAAAAGTTGATCCTAGCAAAATTTTAGCTGTAACTTTTACTAATAAAGCTGATAAAGAAATGAAAGATAGAATAAATTCAAAGTACTACGATAAACAAAAAGTACTTTTTGAAAATGTCTTTACGCTTCATTCATTTTGTGCACAAGTTCTAAGAAAATATATTAACTTAATTGGTTTTTCTAGAAACTTTCCAATTCTAGATGAGCTTGATAAAAAACAAGTTCTTCAAGATCTTTATGTGAAAAACAAAATTACAAATCATGAAGTTAGCTATAGCAATATGGCTAAATATATATCATGAGCTAAAAATAATCTACTTGATCAAAAAGATTTAATTGCTGAATTAGAAAAGCAATTCAGCGGAGATGCAGTTTCTAAAACTATTGCCAATGTCTACCAAGACTATCTAAATTACATGGCAGAAAAAGGTGCTCTTGATTTTGATGATTTAATTTTGCACTGTAAAACTCTTCTTGAAATGCATCCTAATGTTGCTGCAAAAATTGCAAGACATTTTAACTACATTTTAGTTGATGAGTTTCAAGATACCAGCGATTTACAATTTGATATTTTAGAAAAAATAATTGATAAATCATCTCAGTTAACTATCGTTGGAGATCCTGATCAGACAATTTATAACTGAAGAGGTGCTTCAGTTGATTTAATTTTAAATTTTGAAAACATTTTTGAAAATTCAAAAACAATTGTTTTAGATACTAATTATCGTTCTACTAAAAAGATATTAGCGTCTGCTAATAAATTAATTAAAAACAATAAAAATCGTTTTTCAAAAGATTTAATTACCAATAATGATGAAGGTAATGATATTGAATTCTACCACGCCTTTAATACTGAGGCAGAAGCTCAATGAGTTATTTCAAAAATTAAGCTTCTTAAAAAACAAAAACACCAAATTAAAAATATTGTAATTTTATATCGTTCAAACTACTATTCAAGAGCATTTGAAGATGCACTTTTAGGTGAAGGAATTAACTACAAAATTTTTAATGGATATAAGTTTTATCAAAGAACAGAAATTAAAGACGTTTTAGCATTTTTAAAAACTATTTTAAATAAAGATAGCATTGCGCTAAAGAGAATTATTAATGTTCCTGTTCGTGGAATTGGGCCTAAAACCGTTGAAAAAATTGAAGCCTTTGCGGAGAAGAATAAAATTTCTTTATATGACGCTTTATTTACTCATTTTAAAGAGCTGCCATTAGGTAAAGAAATTATTCTTAAAAAGATTTATCCATTTATTAAAATCTTAAGAAAATACCAATTAATTTCTGAGAAATATCCACTTCCTGTAATTACTCAAAAACTACTAGAAGAATTAAATTACCTTGAACAAATTAAAGGTAATCAAAATGAAAACCAAAATGCAATTGAAAACGTTAAAGAATTAATCAGCGTTTCAATGAAAAACTATTTTGAAACTAATAAAGAAGCTACTGCTATTGACTATCTAAATCAAGTAAGCCTGCTTTCAACTACTGGAGAAGATGTTGAAGGAGATGATTTTGTTTCTTTAATGACAATTCATGCCTCAAAGGGACTTGAATTCGATAATGTTTTCATAGTAGGATTAACCGAAGGAGTTTTCCCTAACTATAAACATTTAGAAGATGCTAAAGAAAATAAACACAAAACTAAAACAGAACTAAATAAAGGTATTGAAGAAGAGCGTAGACTTGCATATGTTGCAATTACTCGTGCTAGAAAAAACTTATTTGTAAGTGATTCAAGAGGATCAGTTTATGCGCCTATTATTCATGAAAAACAAACTTCAAGATTTATTCGTGAAATGGGAATTGATTTTGAAAGCTTTCTTGTCGATAAAACCAGTAAATTTAGTCACTATCTTAGTGAAGAAGAAAACAAAAATATTAAAATCATTGTAGGTGATGCAGTTAGCCATACTAGGTTCGGCGAAGGTATTGTTCAAGAAGTTAATGATTACGATATTGTTGTAAAATTTGTCCATGAGTCTGCTCCGCTGACTATTAAGAAAAATCACCCTTCAATAAAGGTTTTAGCAAGATAA
- a CDS encoding RDD family protein: MYQNANFSRRFFASIFDFLLVLLICFLCFYLTSIRFLALNKNFNDFVIYLPFILCLVFIWQYYFIVPIITEGYTLFFIIFKIKIINQETKKFSALALTLRNIFGVFYWSILIVLFLIFLKPSDLLIQNKKLFFVDNENTKLIQSLFKYLSGLWGMLTSFNFLFILFSKKKLSLFDLMSKSRVVINKKIIPITEEKIIFKPKVYIYRKYIYFSDLQL, translated from the coding sequence ATGTATCAAAACGCAAATTTTTCAAGAAGGTTTTTCGCCTCAATTTTTGATTTCCTTTTAGTTTTATTAATTTGTTTTTTATGTTTTTATTTGACTTCAATTCGCTTTCTTGCTTTAAATAAAAATTTTAATGATTTTGTAATTTACTTGCCTTTTATATTGTGTCTGGTTTTTATTTGACAATACTATTTTATAGTGCCAATAATTACCGAAGGTTACACTTTATTTTTTATTATTTTTAAAATTAAAATAATAAATCAAGAAACCAAAAAATTTAGTGCTCTAGCGCTTACTTTAAGAAATATTTTTGGAGTATTTTACTGAAGTATTTTAATTGTTTTGTTTTTGATTTTTCTAAAGCCAAGTGATTTACTGATTCAAAACAAAAAGCTTTTTTTTGTTGATAACGAAAATACAAAATTAATTCAAAGTTTATTTAAATATTTAAGTGGACTTTGAGGGATGCTTACATCTTTTAATTTTCTATTCATACTTTTTAGCAAAAAAAAGCTTTCTCTATTTGATTTAATGTCAAAATCAAGAGTAGTTATTAATAAGAAAATAATTCCAATTACAGAGGAAAAAATAATTTTCAAACCTAAAGTTTATATTTATCGTAAATATATTTATTTTAGTGACTTACAATTATAG
- a CDS encoding glycosyltransferase produces the protein MKITLISLNNFSVKKVSNYLQDLSNQLDQNFEVVFCLQRLSKSFEVMKEINSFAAGDLKNKIKIVYFSKSVTCSEMYLQALNVASGNYSVVLNSDASFKKDFVTKVLSIIKKTKADLIEYRPRLFGVSKYKPNSRLQTKVPLDIAQHKLIFAYSFPFLFNKIVKTDLAKEVKVRKFKDDLDNKFLIELNYFLLLLSKKYYYYDETLTKEYVSEHYIFDFQKFRLSFKNIKAYLKEFNLDFEEEFQYAKYFFYKLFSIALVSDIHPYYKLKNKAFDTDLKISHSMEQFNKLFKFLEALEKSKNFDKFLEENKYMLHPIQETKNLKKKLHKLKIHKLFQEI, from the coding sequence ATGAAAATTACATTAATTTCTTTAAATAATTTTAGCGTTAAAAAAGTATCTAATTACCTTCAAGATTTATCAAATCAACTAGATCAAAATTTTGAGGTTGTTTTTTGTTTACAACGACTTTCTAAAAGTTTCGAGGTAATGAAAGAAATTAATTCATTTGCTGCAGGCGATCTTAAAAATAAAATTAAAATTGTTTATTTTTCTAAATCAGTAACATGCAGCGAAATGTATCTACAAGCTTTAAATGTTGCTAGTGGCAATTATAGTGTAGTTTTAAATTCTGATGCTTCATTTAAAAAAGATTTTGTTACAAAAGTATTATCAATAATCAAAAAAACTAAAGCAGATTTAATTGAATATCGTCCTAGACTTTTTGGAGTTAGCAAATATAAACCAAATTCAAGACTTCAAACCAAAGTTCCACTTGATATTGCTCAACATAAATTAATTTTTGCATATAGTTTTCCATTTTTATTTAATAAGATTGTAAAAACTGATCTTGCAAAAGAAGTTAAAGTTAGAAAATTTAAAGATGACTTAGATAATAAGTTTTTAATTGAACTTAATTATTTTTTATTACTTCTAAGTAAAAAATATTATTACTATGATGAAACTTTAACTAAAGAATATGTTAGTGAACATTACATTTTTGACTTTCAAAAATTCAGGCTAAGCTTTAAAAACATTAAAGCTTATTTAAAAGAGTTCAATTTAGATTTTGAAGAAGAATTTCAATATGCTAAATATTTCTTTTACAAGCTATTTTCAATAGCACTTGTTTCTGATATTCATCCATATTACAAACTAAAAAACAAAGCCTTTGATACTGACTTAAAAATAAGTCATTCAATGGAGCAATTTAATAAATTGTTCAAGTTTTTAGAAGCACTTGAAAAATCTAAAAACTTTGACAAGTTTCTAGAAGAAAACAAATACATGCTGCATCCGATACAGGAAACTAAAAACCTTAAAAAGAAATTGCACAAATTAAAAATACATAAACTTTTCCAAGAAATTTAA
- a CDS encoding Tex-like N-terminal domain-containing protein, producing MESKNYEIVAKELNITVSQVETVLNYFKEGATVPFIARYRQSQTNNLNEEQIYAIQSLYLYASELSKRKEKIIEKLKELNLLNNDLEQKINSCTKKSELESIYEPYKSGKITKAKMAIELGLMPLALKIWNNKNSRFDLNFEARKFLSDKLKTLDEVILNVNYILSQKISEDFDLREKLKENILAYGKLICKKTKEQDENDRFKNYYQYSTPIKYVKNHNIMAINRGSNLKKIKWDVYLNFEILERISLRKITKFKFNEALLKDAVNDALKKLILPSLKNKIFSDLFDEAEKKSIEIFSNNVETLLSAPAVSGHNILAIDPGYVSGCKLAALSEKGSVLEIATIYPNEPRSNVSQAKTKVLELIKKHNITIIVIGNGTASRETEQFINNLIQENNLDNIYFCIVSEAGASVYSASEIAIEEFPNLSVEKRSAINIGRKFLDPLNELVKIDPKSIGVGQYQHDVNQKELQNYLNFKVQKVVNNYGVDLNSASREILSYISGLGKKTSQNIINYRNKNKSFKSRDEVLKVDGIGPKTFEQSIGFLRVFNSSNFLDKTAIHPESYSLANKIISEYKLIPSEEGIKNLELNAKELSEKYSSSIEEINLILSSLKNPTKIIRSSKQGYLLKKNLINLENLKIGDIVDATIDNITDFGLFCYIGLKESLFVHISNLAKKGNIYESYNLNNLIKVEITEINKENKKISGKEI from the coding sequence ATGGAATCAAAAAATTACGAAATAGTTGCAAAAGAGCTAAATATTACTGTTTCACAGGTAGAAACAGTACTAAATTACTTCAAAGAAGGAGCCACAGTGCCTTTTATTGCAAGATATCGTCAAAGCCAGACCAATAATTTAAACGAAGAACAAATTTATGCCATTCAAAGCCTATATTTATATGCCAGTGAGCTTAGCAAGCGTAAAGAAAAAATAATCGAAAAGCTTAAAGAGCTTAATTTATTAAACAATGATCTTGAGCAAAAAATTAATTCTTGCACCAAAAAAAGCGAACTGGAATCTATTTATGAACCATATAAATCAGGAAAAATAACTAAAGCTAAAATGGCAATTGAATTAGGATTAATGCCGCTAGCTTTAAAAATTTGAAACAATAAAAATTCTAGATTTGATTTAAATTTTGAAGCTAGAAAATTTTTAAGCGATAAACTAAAAACTTTAGATGAAGTTATTTTAAATGTTAACTATATTTTGAGCCAAAAAATTAGTGAAGATTTTGATCTTAGAGAAAAGCTAAAAGAAAATATTTTAGCTTACGGAAAACTCATTTGCAAGAAAACTAAAGAACAAGACGAAAATGATAGATTTAAAAATTATTATCAATATTCAACACCTATTAAATATGTTAAAAATCACAATATAATGGCAATTAATAGAGGAAGCAATTTAAAGAAAATAAAGTGAGATGTTTACCTTAATTTTGAAATTTTAGAAAGAATTTCCTTAAGAAAAATTACTAAATTTAAATTCAATGAAGCCTTATTAAAAGATGCAGTTAACGATGCTTTAAAAAAACTAATTTTACCTAGTTTGAAAAATAAAATATTTAGCGATTTATTCGATGAGGCAGAGAAAAAATCAATTGAAATTTTTTCTAATAATGTTGAAACTCTACTAAGCGCTCCTGCGGTATCTGGGCACAACATATTAGCTATAGATCCTGGTTATGTAAGTGGATGTAAACTGGCCGCTCTTTCAGAAAAAGGAAGCGTTTTAGAAATAGCAACCATTTATCCAAATGAACCTAGAAGTAATGTTTCACAAGCCAAAACCAAAGTTTTAGAATTAATCAAAAAACATAATATTACTATCATAGTAATAGGTAATGGAACCGCTTCAAGAGAAACCGAGCAATTTATTAATAATTTAATTCAAGAAAATAATCTTGATAATATTTACTTTTGCATAGTTTCAGAAGCAGGAGCTTCGGTATATTCAGCTAGTGAAATTGCAATCGAAGAATTTCCAAATTTAAGCGTTGAAAAAAGATCTGCAATTAATATTGGAAGAAAATTTTTAGATCCATTAAATGAACTTGTAAAAATAGATCCAAAGTCAATTGGAGTAGGTCAATATCAACACGATGTAAATCAAAAAGAACTTCAAAATTATTTAAATTTTAAAGTTCAAAAAGTAGTTAATAATTACGGAGTTGATTTAAATAGCGCATCAAGAGAAATTCTTTCGTATATATCAGGTCTTGGCAAAAAAACTTCCCAAAATATAATTAATTATAGAAACAAAAATAAAAGTTTTAAATCAAGAGATGAAGTTTTAAAAGTTGATGGAATAGGCCCAAAAACTTTTGAACAATCTATTGGTTTTTTAAGAGTTTTTAATTCAAGTAATTTTTTAGATAAAACCGCAATTCATCCAGAGTCATATAGCCTTGCCAACAAGATAATTAGTGAATATAAATTAATTCCATCTGAAGAAGGAATTAAAAACTTAGAATTAAATGCTAAAGAATTATCAGAAAAATATAGCTCTTCAATTGAAGAGATAAATTTGATTTTATCTTCACTTAAAAATCCAACTAAAATAATTAGATCTTCAAAGCAAGGATACCTCTTAAAGAAAAATTTAATTAATTTAGAAAATTTAAAAATTGGAGATATAGTAGATGCGACAATTGATAATATCACCGATTTTGGATTATTTTGTTATATAGGTTTAAAGGAAAGTCTTTTTGTTCATATTTCTAATTTAGCTAAAAAAGGAAATATCTACGAATCTTATAACTTAAATAATTTAATTAAAGTTGAAATAACTGAAATAAACAAAGAAAATAAAAAAATTTCTGGCAAAGAAATTTAA
- a CDS encoding DNA-processing protein DprA, whose protein sequence is MNNILLYLSNKHKGDNYLIYKGLKDKEKLRKSEIDEITNIYLKNDIKFISIFDLNYPSSLFMVHYPPFVLYYKGNINLLNDLTKKRLYLVDEMNSEYSKEILSKNIKTLTENSILVTNSYASEKHLIDEFKNANASIIYIAKEGLNSSKFDDINLENNLIISQYPIDDHPRKINFRQSNVLSAAIANSLVIFSSYKDSKVNNLVSEFLNLGKDINCFPGSLDEKDGNNHLIQSGANLITQIQAVAK, encoded by the coding sequence ATGAATAACATTCTTTTATATTTATCTAATAAACATAAAGGTGATAACTATTTAATTTATAAAGGTTTAAAAGATAAAGAAAAACTCAGAAAAAGTGAAATCGATGAAATAACTAATATCTATTTAAAAAACGATATTAAATTTATTAGTATATTTGACTTAAATTATCCTTCGTCGCTTTTCATGGTTCACTATCCACCATTTGTTTTATATTACAAAGGTAATATCAATCTTCTTAATGATTTAACTAAAAAGCGGCTATATTTAGTTGATGAAATGAATTCAGAATACTCTAAAGAAATTTTAAGTAAAAATATTAAAACTCTAACTGAAAATTCTATTTTAGTTACTAATTCATATGCTTCTGAAAAGCATTTAATTGATGAATTCAAAAATGCAAATGCATCAATTATTTATATCGCTAAAGAAGGATTAAATTCAAGTAAATTTGATGATATAAATCTAGAAAATAATTTAATTATTTCACAATATCCAATCGATGATCATCCTAGAAAAATAAACTTTAGGCAGTCTAATGTATTATCAGCCGCTATCGCTAATAGCCTAGTGATATTTTCTAGCTATAAAGATAGTAAAGTTAATAATCTTGTAAGCGAGTTTTTAAATTTAGGGAAAGATATCAACTGCTTTCCAGGATCGCTTGATGAAAAAGATGGTAATAACCACTTAATTCAATCGGGAGCTAATTTAATAACTCAAATCCAAGCTGTTGCGAAATAA
- the rpmA gene encoding 50S ribosomal protein L27 translates to MATTKAGGSTKNGRDSHSKRLGAKLYDGQFAKAGAIIYRQRGTRVFPGVNVQRGGDDTLFSLADGYVKYENKRNRKYVSVYPAK, encoded by the coding sequence ATGGCAACAACCAAAGCCGGTGGTTCTACCAAGAACGGCCGTGACTCTCATAGTAAACGGCTAGGCGCAAAATTATACGACGGTCAATTTGCAAAAGCAGGTGCAATTATTTACAGACAAAGAGGAACTAGAGTTTTCCCTGGTGTAAATGTGCAACGTGGTGGAGACGATACATTATTTTCACTTGCAGATGGTTACGTAAAATACGAGAATAAAAGAAATCGTAAATACGTTTCAGTTTATCCAGCAAAATAA
- the rplU gene encoding 50S ribosomal protein L21 — translation MFAIIETGGKQILVKEGDSIYVEKLEGQEKSEVKFDKVLAVNDVFGKPYVTGAVVHGTIEKQGKAKKIVVYRHNPKSTHKRKLGHRQPYTLVKITKIKGK, via the coding sequence ATGTTTGCAATTATAGAAACTGGTGGTAAACAAATTCTTGTAAAAGAAGGTGATTCAATTTACGTTGAAAAACTAGAAGGTCAAGAAAAAAGCGAAGTTAAATTCGATAAAGTTCTTGCAGTTAACGACGTATTTGGAAAACCATATGTAACTGGAGCTGTTGTTCACGGAACAATAGAAAAGCAAGGTAAAGCAAAGAAAATTGTAGTATATCGTCATAATCCAAAATCAACCCACAAAAGAAAATTAGGACACCGTCAACCTTATACATTAGTAAAGATTACAAAAATCAAAGGGAAGTAA
- a CDS encoding YitT family protein, with translation MASLNRKKIAKTSNSTAKKTKEKSEKPKKLKDDFSINFHSKNQIQDNAFLENIEKVETQLSKSKIAKTLAARRGPFTFKKFCKNYWKKLFLIFLGALIFNLGIQVFLSRSETIPSGLTGVASLLQFSVPETKPYFAIIYFATNIPLFLIFWRKIQKKNFLYLTLIFMVFQILINFGLTLPQVEKFIHTVINFVSFDWTSTKAYEMNLTFLILLNCTIGAIFVAIGISLIWKAGGSTGGTDIIVYYYTTKYKKSIGNISVLVNIISGIIFVTIFNFLRPNVTQGEYPYPIVFGLREFSTFLYIFIVGQTINILYPKYKKVTLLIIPSDIHKVIAYFRLINYWHSYRIIKFRSGFTGNISYKIETTVLLLESKELIQDLKIVDPKVWITATTIHSQSGNFLTSYVEE, from the coding sequence ATGGCCAGCCTAAATAGAAAAAAAATTGCAAAAACCAGCAATTCTACTGCAAAAAAAACTAAAGAAAAATCTGAAAAACCTAAAAAACTAAAAGACGATTTTTCAATTAATTTTCACAGTAAAAATCAAATTCAAGATAATGCATTTTTAGAAAATATTGAAAAGGTAGAAACTCAACTTAGTAAGTCAAAAATCGCTAAAACTCTAGCCGCAAGAAGAGGGCCTTTTACTTTTAAAAAGTTTTGTAAAAACTACTGAAAAAAATTATTTTTAATCTTTTTAGGAGCTCTGATTTTTAACCTTGGAATTCAGGTTTTCCTTTCAAGAAGTGAAACCATTCCATCAGGGCTTACCGGAGTTGCGTCTTTACTACAATTTTCAGTTCCAGAAACAAAACCATATTTTGCCATTATTTATTTTGCAACCAATATTCCACTATTTTTAATTTTTTGAAGAAAAATTCAAAAGAAAAACTTTTTATATTTAACTTTAATTTTCATGGTGTTCCAAATTTTAATTAACTTCGGACTTACCTTGCCACAAGTTGAAAAATTCATTCACACTGTAATTAATTTCGTTTCATTTGACTGAACTAGCACTAAAGCTTATGAGATGAATTTAACATTTTTAATTTTATTAAACTGTACCATTGGGGCTATTTTTGTTGCAATTGGAATTTCACTAATTTGAAAAGCTGGCGGATCAACAGGTGGAACCGATATCATCGTTTACTACTACACAACAAAATACAAAAAAAGCATTGGAAACATTTCAGTTTTAGTAAATATTATTTCAGGGATAATATTTGTTACTATATTTAACTTTTTACGTCCAAATGTAACTCAAGGTGAATATCCTTATCCTATTGTTTTTGGACTTAGAGAGTTTTCAACCTTTTTATATATTTTTATAGTAGGACAAACCATTAACATTTTATATCCAAAATATAAAAAAGTTACTCTATTAATTATTCCATCAGATATTCACAAAGTCATTGCTTACTTTAGATTAATTAACTATTGACACTCATATAGAATCATTAAATTTAGATCAGGATTTACCGGTAATATATCTTATAAAATTGAAACCACCGTTTTACTTCTTGAATCTAAAGAATTAATTCAAGATTTAAAAATAGTTGACCCTAAAGTTTGAATTACAGCAACTACTATTCATAGTCAAAGCGGAAACTTTTTAACATCTTATGTTGAAGAGTAA